Proteins found in one Thermodesulfovibrionales bacterium genomic segment:
- the hemC gene encoding hydroxymethylbilane synthase: protein MNRHKVTIGTRGSKLALWQAEWVRSELLRMNPGIEVALNTIKTTGDKILDVPLAKVGGKGLFVKEIEEALLSGEADLAVHSMKDVPTDFPKELHLPVICRREDPRDAFIARGHSFQDLPRGATIGTSSLRRSCQLLSVRPDLKISQLRGNLDTRLRKLDEGQFDAIILAAAGVKRLGLAQRITELLPQEISLPAIGQGAIGIECRTDDTVRNDLVAALNHEETSVCVRAERALLKRLEGGCQVPIAAHASLIDGKLIMDGLVGSVSGDRIVRGHIEGSAGDAESLGIALADEILAKGAREILDEVYGKCAPSVDGEISS from the coding sequence ATGAACAGACATAAGGTAACCATCGGAACACGCGGCAGCAAACTCGCCCTCTGGCAGGCAGAATGGGTGAGATCAGAACTCCTGAGGATGAATCCGGGGATTGAGGTAGCGCTCAATACGATAAAGACTACGGGAGACAAAATACTCGATGTTCCTCTTGCAAAGGTCGGCGGCAAAGGTCTTTTCGTCAAGGAGATCGAGGAGGCCCTCCTGAGCGGCGAGGCCGATCTCGCTGTTCACAGCATGAAGGACGTTCCGACTGATTTTCCCAAGGAACTTCACCTTCCCGTTATATGCAGGAGGGAAGACCCAAGGGACGCCTTTATCGCCAGAGGCCACTCATTTCAAGACCTTCCCAGGGGCGCGACGATCGGGACAAGCAGCCTGAGGAGGTCATGCCAGCTTCTCAGCGTTAGGCCCGACCTGAAGATAAGCCAGCTGCGGGGCAACCTCGACACGAGATTGAGGAAACTCGACGAGGGCCAGTTTGACGCCATCATCCTCGCTGCCGCAGGGGTCAAGAGGCTCGGCTTAGCCCAGAGGATAACCGAGTTGCTCCCTCAGGAGATAAGTCTTCCAGCGATCGGACAGGGGGCGATAGGCATCGAATGCAGGACCGATGATACCGTGAGGAACGATCTTGTCGCAGCCTTGAACCATGAGGAGACCTCCGTATGTGTTCGGGCAGAGAGGGCCCTTCTCAAGCGTTTGGAAGGCGGATGTCAGGTTCCCATCGCAGCCCATGCGAGCCTCATCGACGGAAAGCTCATCATGGACGGACTCGTCGGCAGTGTCAGCGGAGACAGAATCGTAAGGGGCCATATCGAAGGAAGCGCTGGGGACGCTGAATCTCTCGGTATTGCCCTCGCAGATGAGATCCTTGCAAAGGGAGCAAGGGAGATACTCGATGAGGTGTACGGGAAATGCGCTCCTTCTGTAGACGGCGAAATCAGCAGCTGA
- a CDS encoding DUF488 domain-containing protein — protein sequence MNTIYTLGTGRRSEEDFIEILLSYGIERVIDVRTLPKSKNPAFTGDYLEDLLKREGIGYHFLGKELGGFRKGGFTAYTLTDAFIGGIEILESIALEGPSVIICAERFPWKCHRKWISRELHRRGWLVEHIIEKDRVWIPRD from the coding sequence TTGAATACGATCTATACCCTCGGCACCGGCAGGAGAAGCGAAGAGGATTTTATCGAGATACTCCTTTCCTACGGCATCGAGAGGGTCATCGATGTCAGGACCCTTCCCAAAAGCAAGAACCCTGCCTTCACCGGGGATTATCTTGAAGATCTCCTGAAACGGGAAGGTATCGGATATCACTTCCTCGGGAAGGAACTGGGCGGTTTCAGAAAGGGGGGATTTACCGCCTATACGCTTACCGATGCTTTCATCGGCGGCATCGAAATTCTGGAATCCATAGCCCTGGAAGGGCCATCCGTAATCATCTGCGCAGAGCGGTTCCCCTGGAAATGTCACAGAAAGTGGATATCCCGTGAACTCCACAGACGGGGATGGCTCGTAGAACATATCATCGAAAAGGACAGGGTGTGGATACCGAGGGATTGA
- the hemA gene encoding glutamyl-tRNA reductase produces the protein MKIIVIGLNHKTADVDVRERLAFNGPKLEEGLLKMRDLPGVEEAIILSTCNRVEMYADVNDANRSFETINSFLSEFHGLDREMVRRSLYLYHDADAVRHVFRVASSLDSMVVGEPQILGQLKDAFDFALQRKTTGMLLNRLMKKAISVAKRVRTETKIAENAVSISFAAVELARKIFTDLSGRSFMLLGAGEMAELAARHMVNCGIQEVVVVNRTYDRGCELATEFSGRAVTFEGLHRELVHSDIVICSTGAPSYVLRKEEMQKVMKERRHRQVFIIDISVPRNIDPEINDLDNVYLYDVDDLQGTVDANVLERKKEAEKAETIIGEEIDSFQRWLSSLDSVPTVVALRNRAEAVKREELERLIHKFPDLGEKERKAIEYMASAITNKLIHPPTVALKEETEDKDILIATVRRLYGINGEEK, from the coding sequence ATGAAGATCATCGTCATTGGCTTGAATCATAAGACTGCCGACGTAGACGTGCGGGAAAGGCTCGCCTTTAATGGCCCAAAGCTCGAAGAAGGGCTCCTCAAAATGAGGGACCTTCCGGGCGTTGAGGAGGCGATCATTCTTTCGACCTGCAACAGGGTCGAGATGTACGCAGACGTGAATGATGCGAACAGGTCCTTCGAGACGATCAACTCCTTCCTCTCAGAGTTTCATGGGCTCGACAGGGAAATGGTGAGGAGATCGTTATACCTCTATCATGACGCCGATGCGGTGCGACACGTATTCAGAGTGGCATCGAGTCTGGATTCCATGGTCGTCGGTGAACCCCAGATCCTCGGGCAGCTCAAGGACGCCTTTGATTTTGCCCTCCAGAGGAAGACGACGGGCATGCTCCTGAACAGGCTCATGAAGAAGGCGATCTCTGTGGCAAAGCGGGTAAGGACCGAAACGAAAATCGCCGAGAACGCGGTATCCATCAGTTTTGCTGCTGTCGAGCTTGCGCGGAAGATATTCACGGACCTCTCGGGAAGATCCTTCATGCTCCTGGGCGCGGGCGAGATGGCAGAACTGGCCGCACGTCACATGGTGAATTGCGGGATACAGGAAGTGGTCGTCGTGAACAGGACCTATGATCGCGGGTGTGAGTTGGCGACTGAATTCAGCGGCCGTGCTGTGACGTTCGAAGGCCTTCACAGGGAATTGGTCCATTCCGATATCGTGATATGCTCCACCGGTGCACCCAGCTATGTGCTCAGGAAAGAAGAGATGCAGAAGGTCATGAAGGAGAGGAGGCATCGGCAGGTATTCATCATCGACATATCGGTGCCGAGGAATATCGATCCGGAGATCAATGATCTCGACAATGTTTATCTCTATGACGTGGATGACCTTCAGGGTACAGTCGATGCGAACGTTCTTGAACGGAAGAAGGAGGCTGAAAAGGCAGAGACGATCATCGGGGAGGAGATCGATTCCTTTCAGAGGTGGCTATCGTCCCTCGATTCCGTTCCGACGGTTGTTGCCCTGAGGAATAGGGCTGAGGCCGTTAAAAGGGAGGAACTGGAACGGCTCATTCATAAATTTCCTGACCTTGGAGAGAAGGAACGGAAGGCGATCGAGTACATGGCCTCGGCCATAACGAACAAACTCATACACCCGCCTACCGTCGCACTCAAAGAGGAGACGGAGGATAAGGACATACTCATCGCCACTGTAAGGAGGCTTTACGGTATCAACGGAGAAGAGAAGTAG